One genomic window of Arvicola amphibius chromosome 4, mArvAmp1.2, whole genome shotgun sequence includes the following:
- the Ube2b gene encoding ubiquitin-conjugating enzyme E2 B isoform X1, whose amino-acid sequence MSTPARRRLMRDFKRLQEDPPVGVSGAPSENNIMQWNAVIFGPEGTPFEDGTFKLVIEFSEEYPNKPPTVRFLSKMFHPNVYADGSICLDILQNRWSPTYDVSSILTSIQSLLDEPNPNSPANSQAAQLYQENKREYEKRVSAIVEQSWNDS is encoded by the exons ATTGCAAGAGGACCCGCCTGTGGGGGTCAGTGGTGCACCATCTGAAAACAACATCATGCAGTGGAACGCAGTTATATTTGG ACCAGAAGGGACACCCTTTGAAGATG GTACCTTTAAACTAGTAATAGAATTTTCTGAAGAATATCCAAATAAACCACCAACCGTTAGGTTTTTATCCAAAATGTTTCATCCAAATG TGTATGCTGACGGTAGCATATGTTTAGATATTCTGCAGAACCGATGGAGTCCCACATATGATGTCTCTTCCATCTTAACTTCAATTCAG tCTCTGTTGGATGAACCGAATCCAAACAGTCCAGCAAATAGCCAAGCAGCACAGCTTTATCAGGAAAACAAGCGGGAATATGAGAAGAGAGTTTCGGCCATTGTTGAGCAAAGCTGGAATGATTCATAA
- the Cdkn2aipnl gene encoding CDKN2AIP N-terminal-like protein, translated as MVGGEAAASVEKLVSGVRQAADFAEQFRSYSESEKQWKARMEFILRHLPDYRDPPDGGGRLDQLLSLSMVWANHLFLGCSYSKDLLDKVMEMADGIEVEDLPQFITRSELMKKHQS; from the exons ATGGTGGGTGGCGAGGCCGCCGCGTCAGTGGAGAAGCTAGTTTCCGGGGTGCGGCAGGCGGCCGACTTCGCCGAGCAGTTCCGCTCCTACTCGGAGAGCGAGAAGCAATGGAAAGCGCGCATGGAGTTCATCCTGCGCCACCTGCCTGACTACCGAGACCCACCCGACGGCGGTGGCCGTCTGGACCAGCTGCTGTCCCTCTCCATGGTCTGGGCCAACCACCTCTTTCTGGGCTGCAG TTACAGTAAAGACCTTCTGGACAAGGTGATGGAGATGGCTGATGGGATTGAAGTGGAGGACCTGCCACAGTTTATAACCAGAAGTGAATTAATGAAAAAG cATCAAAGCTAA